One genomic window of Oncorhynchus clarkii lewisi isolate Uvic-CL-2024 chromosome 5, UVic_Ocla_1.0, whole genome shotgun sequence includes the following:
- the LOC139408742 gene encoding carbonic anhydrase 15, producing MTRNESLEALHLDGFHAVHTGHWKLKNNGHSVVLEVGNGMSVSGGGLPGTYHTIQLHFHWGSLNTNGSEHTVDRHRYPMEMHIVNMKSSHPNLTSALDDPTGLAVLAFFIDLYYIENVHFGRISRLLPSIAYKGQTATVKPFPLIGLLPESHLSQYYRYHGSLTTPPCSQAVIWTMYEVPTYISWSQFEQFVTGIFSTEEDEEFVAHLHDNFRHIHPTFSRSVYASKDAKLLTATANHLYSPALSIFLLELTLTVGLIYGL from the exons ATGACCAGAAATGAATCACTGGAGGCTTTACATCTGGATGGTTTTCATGCTGTTCATACAGGACACTGGAAACTGAAAAACAATGGCCACTCTG TTGTGTTGGAGGTTGGGAATGGGATGTCTGTGAGTGGTGGAGGTCTTCCAGGGACGTACCACACCATCCAGCTCCACTTTCACTGGGGAAGCCTCAACACCAACGGCTCAGAGCACACGGTGGACAGGCACAGGTATCCAATGGAG ATGCACATAGTCAACATGAAGTCAAGTCATCCCAATTTGACATCTGCCTTGGATGACCCAACTGGCCTTGCAGTTCTTGCGTTCTTTATTGAT CTTTATTACATTGAAAATGTACACTTTGGACGCATATCACGACTACTTCCCTCCATTGCCTACAAAG GTCAAACGGCTACAGTCAAGCCATTCCCATTGATCGGCCTTCTGCCTGAGAGCCATTTGTCCCAGTACTACCGCTACCATGGTAGCCTCACCACTCCACCTTGTTCTCAAGCCGTTATATGGACCATGTATGAAGTCCCCACCTATATCTCATGGTCACAG TTTGAACAGTTTGTCACTGGGATTTTCTCCACAGAGGAGGATGAAGAATTTGTAGCACATCTCCATGATAACTTTCGACACATCCATCCCACCTTCAGTCGCAGCGTCTACGCCTCCAAAGATGCCAAGCTGCTTACAGCGACGGCCAATCACCTCTATAGCCCAGCACTCTCAATATTTCTCCTTGAATTGACTTTAACTGTTGGGCTTATCTATGGGCTCTAG